The genomic region ACGTCCCCACAGATCGCGGCGGCGTGCGGCCACCGCAGACACCGTGCCCGCAGGTCCTCGACGGCGTCGTCCACCGAGGGCACGGTGATCACCCGCCGGTCGGCGCTGTCCTGCTCGGACAGCGTGAAAGCAGCTTCGTCGCAGACGGATTCGACCGCAACGAAGACCCCGGAGGTGAGCTCGACGCGCGTCACGAGTACTTCTTGATCAGCTCCTGCTTGTACAGCTTGCCGGTGTCGGTGCGCGGCAACTGCGCCTCGAATGAGATCGAGCGCGGGCACTTGTAGTGCGCCAACCGGTCACGCAGCCACACCAGCAGTTCGTCGCCGAATTCGTCGGTGGCGTCGGCCGGGTCGACGGTCTGGACCACGCCCTTGACGCTCTGGCCCATCTCGTCGTCGGGAATGCCGAACACCGCGGCGTCCATCACGTTCGGGTGGGTGACCAGCATGTTCTCGGCCTCCTGGGGGTAGATGTTGACCCCGCCGGAGATGATCATGTGGTGGCGGCGGTCCGTCAGGTAGAGGTAGCCGTCCTCGTCGACGTAGCCGATGTCGCCGACGGTCATCCAGCCGTGGCGGTTGCGCGACTTCGCGGTCTTGTCGGGGTCGTTTAGGTACTCGAAGGTGTTGCCGCCCTCGAAGTAGATCTCGCCGGGCTCACCGGGTGGCAGTTCGTTGCCACTCTCATCGAGTATGTGGAGGGCCCCGACCATCGGCCTGCCCACCGAACCCGGATGCGCCAGCCACTCTTCCGCGCTGATCAGCGTGGAACCGTGCGCCTCGGAGGACGCGTAGTACTCGTCGACGATGGGGCCCCACCAGTCGATCATCTGCTTCTTGATTTCAACCGGGCACGGCGCCGCGGCGTGGATGACCCGCTTGAGGCTCGACATGTCGTACGAGTTCCTCACGGAATCCGGCAGTTTCAGCATCCGGGTGAACATCGCGGGGACGAACTGCCCGTGGGTGACGCCGTAGCGCTGGATCGCCTCGAGCGCGCCCTCGGGGTCGAACTTCTGGAGCACCACGGTGGTGTAGCCCGCGGCCTGCACCGTCATCGACCAGACCGACGGTGCGGTGTGGTAGAGCGGCGCCGGGCTCAGGTACACCGAGTCCGGTTGCATCCACACGTCGACGAGCATCGTCATCAGGCCGGGCGCTTCGGCGGGCGGCAGGTGCGGAAGTTCCCGCTTGATGCCCTTGGGCCTGCCGGTGGTGCCCGACGAGTACTGCAGCAGATCCCCCTCGATCTCGTCGTCGATCGGTGTTTCGGGGTGGCCGGCGACGCAGTCCGGGTAGCGCTGCCAGCCGTCGAGGTCGCCGGAGGCGATCAGCAGCACCTCTGGTAGTCCGCGGGGCAGTTCAGCGGCGAGTCCCTCGAGCGTCTTGCGCAGTGCGGCCGAGCCGATGATGCCCTTGGCGTTGCTGTTGTCGATGATGTACGCCGCTTCGGCGGCCGTCAGGTGCGTGTTGATCGGCACGTAGTAGAGCCCGCTTCGGCGGGCCGCCCACATCACGGCGTGGAAGTGCTCGTTGTTCTCCATCAGGATCGCGACCGTGTCGCCTTCGGCGAGGCCGGCCCGGCGGAAATGGTGGGCCAGCCGGTTGGCTCGGGCTTCCAGATCACCGAAGGTCACCACGATTCCCGCCGGATGCATGATGACGGCGGGCTTGTCGGGCGTGGCCTCGGCGTGTTCGCGGATCTGCATGGCCCGACTTTACGACGACCAGACTTGACGCATGTCAACTGCCCGGAGCGCGCGTTTGCCGGCAAACACCCGTGTCGGAACAGACGATTCTGGTGGTATGTATTTGTGAAGAAACGATACCTATTGAATGTTTCTGCGGGGCGTTATAGCTTTGCTCTCGAAGCAATCCGACCTGGTGGAGGCACGCTCTACCCATCGATATGCATCTAGGGGACACGTCACCGATGATGAAGTATGAACGCGGTGGATCAGTGGCTGAAGTCAGCCCGGGCAGGCTGGCAAATCTCGTCAGTATCGATGACGCCGCCGTC from Mycobacterium sp. IDR2000157661 harbors:
- the fadD4 gene encoding fatty-acid--CoA ligase FadD4, with product MQIREHAEATPDKPAVIMHPAGIVVTFGDLEARANRLAHHFRRAGLAEGDTVAILMENNEHFHAVMWAARRSGLYYVPINTHLTAAEAAYIIDNSNAKGIIGSAALRKTLEGLAAELPRGLPEVLLIASGDLDGWQRYPDCVAGHPETPIDDEIEGDLLQYSSGTTGRPKGIKRELPHLPPAEAPGLMTMLVDVWMQPDSVYLSPAPLYHTAPSVWSMTVQAAGYTTVVLQKFDPEGALEAIQRYGVTHGQFVPAMFTRMLKLPDSVRNSYDMSSLKRVIHAAAPCPVEIKKQMIDWWGPIVDEYYASSEAHGSTLISAEEWLAHPGSVGRPMVGALHILDESGNELPPGEPGEIYFEGGNTFEYLNDPDKTAKSRNRHGWMTVGDIGYVDEDGYLYLTDRRHHMIISGGVNIYPQEAENMLVTHPNVMDAAVFGIPDDEMGQSVKGVVQTVDPADATDEFGDELLVWLRDRLAHYKCPRSISFEAQLPRTDTGKLYKQELIKKYS